Proteins encoded by one window of Lathyrus oleraceus cultivar Zhongwan6 chromosome 1, CAAS_Psat_ZW6_1.0, whole genome shotgun sequence:
- the LOC127075520 gene encoding uncharacterized protein LOC127075520, translating into MDLLNADILELKGMMKDLFSVVQGLALGQKAMSERLEKIEKWLIVKKVQGKAPSSEVNKPSGTVARKSSDSGPFKKKVEPVGVPAKKERGKDRYHPYATTVSTPVSKSPVQQQQLPPPQKTPRVESQVKKKKEDRQFEEPPVTYAHLFQRLMDLALVRPRILIPIERQKRPPNYDEKAKCEFHSGAPGHNIEGCRAFKHVVQDMVDSETINLAQIMKGDINPAPRRGPVKVKMVKKAKKGLKMTEEDQLKVPMAVVPKPLEQDGVFPVSDNSCAIVTIEGSGLMKDTTQKMKEVEMDDVRCGAPRLAVETVQVEKALVAEKEKKLSISSYKQALEVVRNKEAQGWGRIIDIVIKADMFGVGYQPDLESSRPNRGCRPPYTFVSARMLGPGHARSVVEDVDSNRELEAWIKSCVPGNWKASKSITVTHPGV; encoded by the coding sequence atggatcttctcAACGCCGATATCCTTGAGCTGAAAGGGATGATGAAGGacttgttcagtgttgtgcaagggcttgccttgggacagaaagccatgtctgagagattggaaaagattgagaaatggctgatagtaaagaaggttcaggggaaggctccgtcctccgaagtgaacaaaccttctggtactgtagcaaggaaatcctccgacagtggtccattcaagaagaaggttgagccagttggtgtgcccgcaaagaaagaacgtggtaaagatcgttatcacccttacGCTACCACTGTATCCACTCCTGTCAGCAAATCACCTgttcaacagcaacaactgccacctccACAGAAGACACCGAGGGTTgaaagccaggtgaagaagaagaaagaggatcgtcagtttgaggaaccacccgtgacATACGCCCatctgttccaaaggttgatggatcttgctttagtacggccaaggatattgattcccatagaacggcagaagaggccaccaaactatgatgagaaggccaagtgcgagtttcactctggggcacccggacacaacattgagggctgtagagcttttaagcatgtcgtccaggacatggtggactctgagaccattaacttggcccagattatgaagggggatatcaaccctgcgcccagaaggggtcctgtaaaagtcaagatggtgaagaaggccaagaaaggattgaagatgactgaggaggatcagctaaaggttccaatggctgtggtcccaaaacctctggagcaggatggagttttccctgttagtgataattcttgtgcgatcgtcaccatagagggaagtggattgatgaaagacacgacccaaaagatgaaggaagtagaaatggacgatgtaaggtgcggagcaccccgtctggcagttgaaaccgtccaggtagagaaggcccttgttgctgagaaagagaagaagttgtccatttcttcttataaacaagctctggaagtggtgagAAACAAAGAGGcgcaaggctggggaaggatcattgacatcgtgataaaagcagacatgtttggggtcggatatcagccggatttagagtcgtctagaccaaacagaggatgtcgtccgccgtacaccttcgtcagtgcaaGGATGTTGGgtcctggtcatgcccgttcagtggttgaagatgttgacagcaaccgcgagcttgaggcgtggataaagtcgtgcgtaccaggcaactggaaggcctccaaaagcatcactgtcactcatccaggagtgtag